Proteins encoded by one window of Manduca sexta isolate Smith_Timp_Sample1 unplaced genomic scaffold, JHU_Msex_v1.0 HiC_scaffold_45, whole genome shotgun sequence:
- the LOC119193369 gene encoding uncharacterized protein LOC119193369, with amino-acid sequence MYGTISGPGGSALSKSMKYAETWLYGSVRTQTPPMRPSVFSAYPEVPGPVLISTPQKPTPHNYAVILCSCPEYLNGTKKTSSTKVSICKKCKGSRLPLTITESPRLLVGGTVRGPQLSRDTGLLRAGTVRVQGTKSRPTILKPNGDSDPYDLMRRSRLAPPHETRIGSQFSATRSRAKSISPCRIKTKKPSPETLRKSRSKSTSRVNEIWVEEEASTNDSKKSILSCDINPYDLVKSNGNSKSLAEIEFDDAFGDVFQESIKNNNLGTLSKSKSDSNVKAIGGQRIRVSDESRSRTIESTSVYDSVNNNDLKNYDLKTHEISPSVSLPDIKTESKKSSLSKSSSKKILNISSSNRTKQKSVSPKRPPRRLRNINKIDDDSESDNQRLPERGFRKNVDFSRNSKSKNHNTDTIKSILKNLEIMI; translated from the coding sequence ATGTATGGAACTATCAGTGGACCAGGAGGTTCAGCGCTATCAAAATCAATGAAGTATGCTGAAACTTGGCTTTACGGGTCCGTCAGGACTCAAACCCCACCAATGAGACCTAGCGTCTTCTCCGCTTATCCCGAAGTACCTGGTCCCGTTCTCATCAGCACGCCTCAAAAACCCACACCACACAACTACGCTGTTATACTATGTTCCTGTCCCGAGTATCTGAACGGTACAAAGAAAACCAGCTCAACCAAAGTCAGTATTTGTAAGAAATGTAAGGGATCTCGTTTGCCATTAACTATAACAGAAAGTCCACGACTACTCGTGGGAGGTACGGTAAGAGGTCCACAGTTAAGTCGAGATACTGGTTTGCTCAGAGCTGGGACCGTTCGTGTGCAAGGGACAAAATCAAGACCTACAATCCTTAAGCCCAATGGCGACTCAGATCCATATGATCTGATGCGACGCAGTCGATTAGCGCCTCCTCACGAAACTCGCATAGGAAGTCAGTTCTCGGCTACGAGGTCTCGTGCTAAGAGCATTAGTCCTTGCAGGATTAAAACTAAAAAGCCAAGCCCAGAAACTCTTAGAAAAAGTAGGAGTAAATCGACGAGTCGAGTTAATGAAATATGGGTTGAGGAGGAAGCCAGCACAAATGACTccaaaaaatcaattttgtcGTGCGATATCAATCCATATGATTTGGTTAAATCAAATGGAAATTCGAAATCTCTTGCGGAGATTGAGTTTGATGATGCATTTGGTGACGTATTTCaagaatctataaaaaataataatttagggACCCTAAGTAAGTCGAAATCGGATTCTAATGTCAAAGCTATTGGCGGACAACGTATAAGAGTTTCTGATGAATCCAGATCGCGCACTATAGAAAGCACATCAGTCTATGATTCTGTTAATAATAATGATCTCAAAAACTATGATTTGAAAACACACGAAATATCACCTTCAGTATCGTTACCGGATATTAAAACCGAGAGCAAAAAGTCGTCTCTGAGTAAAAGTTCAagtaagaaaattttaaatatatccagTTCAAAtcgtacaaaacaaaaaagcgTTTCTCCGAAAAGACCACCGAGAcgattaagaaatataaataaaatcgacGATGACAGTGAAAGTGACAATCAACGCTTACCAGAAAGAGGTTTCAGAAAGAATGTTGATTTCTCGCGTAATTCTAAAAGCAAGAATCACAATACCGATACTATTAAATCTATATTGAAAAACCTagaaattatgatttaa